The genomic interval TACAGTGCCATCAGTACTAGCTACGGCGATGTATTTCCCATTCGTAGGACTGAAGGCAACTGCCACTACGTTATCTTGTGGCAAGGATATAGCTTTTTGGTCGTTGCTATTATGTGTTTGCCAATTCCACACCTGTGCTTTGTTGTCCGAACTGGTCGTCGCTACATATTTCCCATCTGGGCTGAAGCTGACATTGATGATGTAAGTGTTGAGATTTAAGTGCGCGATCGCCTTGGGGCTGCTGCTGGTCATGTCCCATACTTGTGTAGTGCCGTCAGCACTAGCTGTAGTTAGATAATTATTATTTGTCGGACTGAAGGTAACATCAACTACATCTTCTGATGGTAGAGATATTGCTTTTTGGTCATATTTGTGTGCTTGCCACTCCCACACTTGTGCTTTATTGTTCAAACTGGCTGTGGCTAAATACTTTCCATCTCGACTAAAGCTGACAGCTCTTACGTAAGTCTTGTGTCTTAGAACCGCGATTTCGTTGCGGCTGTTCGTGTCCCATAGGTGTACCCTACCATCAGCGCTGGCAGTAGCTAGATATTTTCCATCCGTGCTGAAGTTAAGTGCTACTACAGGAAAGGGATTTGTATGCTGTAGAGTTTTGAAGCTGCTGATGCTACCGTTTGGGGTGATCTCCATCAAGCCTGCGGTAGAATCCAAACTAGCAGTGGCTATTTTCCTCTGATCTGGACTGAATTTAACAGCTACTACGCCATCTTCGTGTGATTGGCAAGCAACTTCCTTAAAGCTATTTCCCTTGACTTCCAACACTCGTACTGTGTTGTCCAAACTTGCTGTAGCTAAATATTTCCCATCCGAGCTGAAATCGATGTCACTGACATCGGTAGCAGGCAAATCGCAGGATTTCGGGGGAACGAATTCGTCAAAGACGATCTTCCCTATCCACACACCTACCAATAAGATTATGGAATATTTAAAGATCGCACGATAGAGAAGAGGCTGTTGAGGCCGTGGAAGCGTTTGCCCTCCCTCAATTGGTCTAGATGAACGACGACCCAAATCTTGCCAAGAAGGCGGCACCGCAGCGGGATTCTGAAAAATCACCGGCAACCAACTGGCACAGGGAAAGTTATCCTCTAAACCATGCAGCTTTTCTCGTGCTTCCCGCTCTGCCAAATAGAAAGACTTGCCAGAAGCCAAAGCCGCCAGAAAATCAGTTAAAAATGCCTGTGCCACTTCATCGGGCACCGGCTCGCGCATGACAATTATTTGCCCAATATGCAACTGTTCTAGCTCCAGCGCCAATCCCAACCCATCACAAGAGTTGAAAATCGCCACCTGCAACCCGTTAGCAACGGCATTTCTCAGGGCATAACTGAGTTCTTTAATCGTTAAGCTATCCGTCTGATTGATATAAATGCGACCCGTGTCACCTTCACTATTGCTATGACCCGCAAAAAAGAGGATATCCCAAGGTTGGTTCCATAGCGAATTGCTGATATTCTGGCGTTGAGGCTCTACCAGAAAGGTCGTTGCGGCATCAGGTAAATTTTCTAGTAACTGTCGGTCTGTCTGGACATTTATACCCGCACTATTGCCCAGAATCGCCAAGATTCTCACTTTATCTCGGTAAGTGGGCGTTTTCAATGAAGCTGGTTGTTCAGATTCTGGGGCACTGAATGCCACTTCCGCTAGTCGGTAATCCTCAATCAAATCCCACAGATGCCAGGGAAGTTTCCGCAATTGCACACTAGAGGTGCGAATCAGTACCCGTACTTCGTCAGAGGGCGATAATTGTTGGAGCCATTTCTCCCGAATCGGCCGGAAAGACTCTGAAACAAGCCAGTTATTCAAGCGCTTTCGCAGCTCAATAGCACAGTTATAGCACCCCTCACGCCACTGGTTAATGGAACCCCCATAAACAATTTTTTTGGCTTTGATTCGGAACGAATTGCCAAAACTACAATAGGCTGACTGCCACTGGTCAATTGCTTTAACCAAATCGGTTGCTCTTGGCAATTGCCCAGTAACTTCTATTGAAGGCCGCTCCCCCTCTGCCCCAATCTCCAGCGTGACCCGAACTCCTTGTTCCAAATCACCATCTAGCTTCAAGACAACTAACTTTCTCATGACCAGCACCCTGTACGAGTGTTCTTACCTTCAGATGACAAAATTTTCGCTCACGCTAATA from Funiculus sociatus GB2-C1 carries:
- a CDS encoding CHAT domain-containing protein — encoded protein: MRKLVVLKLDGDLEQGVRVTLEIGAEGERPSIEVTGQLPRATDLVKAIDQWQSAYCSFGNSFRIKAKKIVYGGSINQWREGCYNCAIELRKRLNNWLVSESFRPIREKWLQQLSPSDEVRVLIRTSSVQLRKLPWHLWDLIEDYRLAEVAFSAPESEQPASLKTPTYRDKVRILAILGNSAGINVQTDRQLLENLPDAATTFLVEPQRQNISNSLWNQPWDILFFAGHSNSEGDTGRIYINQTDSLTIKELSYALRNAVANGLQVAIFNSCDGLGLALELEQLHIGQIIVMREPVPDEVAQAFLTDFLAALASGKSFYLAEREAREKLHGLEDNFPCASWLPVIFQNPAAVPPSWQDLGRRSSRPIEGGQTLPRPQQPLLYRAIFKYSIILLVGVWIGKIVFDEFVPPKSCDLPATDVSDIDFSSDGKYLATASLDNTVRVLEVKGNSFKEVACQSHEDGVVAVKFSPDQRKIATASLDSTAGLMEITPNGSISSFKTLQHTNPFPVVALNFSTDGKYLATASADGRVHLWDTNSRNEIAVLRHKTYVRAVSFSRDGKYLATASLNNKAQVWEWQAHKYDQKAISLPSEDVVDVTFSPTNNNYLTTASADGTTQVWDMTSSSPKAIAHLNLNTYIINVSFSPDGKYVATTSSDNKAQVWNWQTHNSNDQKAISLPQDNVVAVAFSPTNGKYIAVASTDGTVEVWTTNGRSVKTFPNKGDPDKNSLVGIVFSPTDDNYLATASADGTVEIRNNNSPNN